From Megalobrama amblycephala isolate DHTTF-2021 linkage group LG8, ASM1881202v1, whole genome shotgun sequence, the proteins below share one genomic window:
- the trim107 gene encoding E3 ubiquitin-protein ligase TRIM39 isoform X1, producing MNGAVLVSYLREPRLHKAANSHAFSVRLTQLTQFSCSHATPPYSHAESCSGEGKKIATHDLAKQRSERPDRQCKIIIMADLYSEGFLESELTCPICLHLFLDPVTLPCAHSFCLVCLETLDRDKTSGSAQELCCPVCGQEHLSPESLPRNVKLKQIVENYKANSASGELHSSAEDKIINDEPSSEDTDESTSTDCGKNSLEGMEANGRKSRLSPIITSLQEKLALVDDLVNKETAREAAVKATHADLRKDVSNVLQEMAELLETYRKTGMKLLEVELKPREDAVGKRVQMLSDLQKQLRSAELRVNSLMGETEDACFGDGVQDIESQVSSLTVEPLRDFMSDLELSSNLKKVCEKIEHQNNQLRLGLGSAQRALRVVLNPSEVTFNPDTIHSNLVLSEDLKTVSFSVAKQPYPASSQRFTSFFQALSSQSFVQGEHLWNFQAEGCPWVMAICYGELPRSGSGSGLESSAGSWCLMYCDNLLRAYEKGKDTPLRRTPSLKRMEIHLSFSTGTLSFYSISDVSGDKTHLHTFKVSFTHPVYLAVRMMSGQPKAHITVN from the exons atgAACGGCGCAGTACTCGTTTCGTATCtaagggaaccgaggttacacAAGGCTGCCAACTCTCATGCATTCAGCGTGAGACTCACGCAATTGACCCAATTCTCATGCTCTCACGCCACACCCCCATATTCTCACGCAGAGTCGTGCAGcggtgagggaaaaaaaatcgcGACGCATGATCTCGCAAAGCAACGCTCAGAGAGACCAGACAGACAGTGTA AGATAATCATAATGGCAGATTTATATTCAGAGGGCTTTTTGGAGTCAGAGCTCACTTGTCCAATCTGTCTCCATCTCTTCCTCGACCCGGTCACTCTTCCTTGTGCCCACAGTTTCTGCCTGGTTTGCCTGGAAACACTTGATAGGGATAAGACTTCTGGATCTGCTCAAGAACTTTGTTGCCCTGTATGTGGACAGGAACATCTCAGCCCAGAGTCCCTACCGAGAAATGTGAAACTGAAACAAATAGTTGAGAACTACAAGGCCAACAGTGCCAGTGGTGAACTTCACTCCAGTGCAGAAGACAAGATAATCAATGATGAACCATCTTCAGAAGACACTGATGAGTCCACGTCAACAGATTGTGGGAAAAACTCTCTTGAAGGGATGGAAGCCAATGGACGGAAGTCTAGATTAAGTCCCATTATAACTAGTCTTCAAGAAAAGCTTGCTCTAGTAGATGATCTGGTTAATAAAGAAACGGCCAGAGAGGCTGCGGTCAAAGCGACACATGCTGATCTGAGGAAAGATGTGAGCAACGTTCTGCAGGAGATGGCAGAGCTACTGGAGACCTACAGAAAGACTGGAATGAAACTTCTGGAGGTTGAACTGAAGCCCAGAGAAGACGCTGTTGGGAAAAGAGTGCAGATGCTATCAGACCTCCAGAAGCAGCTGAGATCGGCTGAACTTCGGGTCAACTCGTTAATGGGGGAGACGGAAGATGCGTGTTTCGGTGACGGAGTCCAAGACATCGAGAGCCAAGTTTCCAGCTTGACCGTGGAGCCTCTGCGGGACTTTATGAGCGATCTGGAATTATCCAGcaatttgaaaaaagtctgtgaGAAAATCGAGCACCAAAACAACCAACTCCGTCTTGGACTTGGATCCGCTCAGCGGGCTCTACGTGTTGTTCTTAACCCGTCTGAAGTGACATTCAACCCCGATACCATCCATTCCAATCTGGTCTTGTCGGAAGACCTTAAAACTGTGTCTTTTAGCGTTGCCAAACAGCCGTATCCAGCCAGTTCTCAGAGGTTTACCAGTTTTTTCCAGGCTTTGAGCTCCCAGAGCTTCGTCCAAGGAGAACATCTTTGGAACTTTCAGGCCGAGGGTTGTCCTTGGGTTATGGCCATATGCTACGGTGAACTTCCCCGATCCGGTTCTGGTAGCGGTCTGGAGAGCAGCGCTGGTTCCTGGTGCCTCATGTACTGTGATAACCTTCTGAGGGCATACGAAAAAGGAAAGGACACACCACTTAGACGTACGCCATCTCTAAAGAGAATGGAGATACACCTCAGCTTCAGCACTGGCACTTTATCATTTTACAGCATTAGTGATGTGAGTGGGGATAAAACTCATCTGCATACTTTTAAAGTAAGCTTTACGCACCCAGTGTATCTGGCCGTAAGGATGATGTCTGGTCAGCCCAAAGCACACATAACAGTCAACTAG
- the trim107 gene encoding E3 ubiquitin-protein ligase TRIM39 isoform X2 has product MADLYSEGFLESELTCPICLHLFLDPVTLPCAHSFCLVCLETLDRDKTSGSAQELCCPVCGQEHLSPESLPRNVKLKQIVENYKANSASGELHSSAEDKIINDEPSSEDTDESTSTDCGKNSLEGMEANGRKSRLSPIITSLQEKLALVDDLVNKETAREAAVKATHADLRKDVSNVLQEMAELLETYRKTGMKLLEVELKPREDAVGKRVQMLSDLQKQLRSAELRVNSLMGETEDACFGDGVQDIESQVSSLTVEPLRDFMSDLELSSNLKKVCEKIEHQNNQLRLGLGSAQRALRVVLNPSEVTFNPDTIHSNLVLSEDLKTVSFSVAKQPYPASSQRFTSFFQALSSQSFVQGEHLWNFQAEGCPWVMAICYGELPRSGSGSGLESSAGSWCLMYCDNLLRAYEKGKDTPLRRTPSLKRMEIHLSFSTGTLSFYSISDVSGDKTHLHTFKVSFTHPVYLAVRMMSGQPKAHITVN; this is encoded by the coding sequence ATGGCAGATTTATATTCAGAGGGCTTTTTGGAGTCAGAGCTCACTTGTCCAATCTGTCTCCATCTCTTCCTCGACCCGGTCACTCTTCCTTGTGCCCACAGTTTCTGCCTGGTTTGCCTGGAAACACTTGATAGGGATAAGACTTCTGGATCTGCTCAAGAACTTTGTTGCCCTGTATGTGGACAGGAACATCTCAGCCCAGAGTCCCTACCGAGAAATGTGAAACTGAAACAAATAGTTGAGAACTACAAGGCCAACAGTGCCAGTGGTGAACTTCACTCCAGTGCAGAAGACAAGATAATCAATGATGAACCATCTTCAGAAGACACTGATGAGTCCACGTCAACAGATTGTGGGAAAAACTCTCTTGAAGGGATGGAAGCCAATGGACGGAAGTCTAGATTAAGTCCCATTATAACTAGTCTTCAAGAAAAGCTTGCTCTAGTAGATGATCTGGTTAATAAAGAAACGGCCAGAGAGGCTGCGGTCAAAGCGACACATGCTGATCTGAGGAAAGATGTGAGCAACGTTCTGCAGGAGATGGCAGAGCTACTGGAGACCTACAGAAAGACTGGAATGAAACTTCTGGAGGTTGAACTGAAGCCCAGAGAAGACGCTGTTGGGAAAAGAGTGCAGATGCTATCAGACCTCCAGAAGCAGCTGAGATCGGCTGAACTTCGGGTCAACTCGTTAATGGGGGAGACGGAAGATGCGTGTTTCGGTGACGGAGTCCAAGACATCGAGAGCCAAGTTTCCAGCTTGACCGTGGAGCCTCTGCGGGACTTTATGAGCGATCTGGAATTATCCAGcaatttgaaaaaagtctgtgaGAAAATCGAGCACCAAAACAACCAACTCCGTCTTGGACTTGGATCCGCTCAGCGGGCTCTACGTGTTGTTCTTAACCCGTCTGAAGTGACATTCAACCCCGATACCATCCATTCCAATCTGGTCTTGTCGGAAGACCTTAAAACTGTGTCTTTTAGCGTTGCCAAACAGCCGTATCCAGCCAGTTCTCAGAGGTTTACCAGTTTTTTCCAGGCTTTGAGCTCCCAGAGCTTCGTCCAAGGAGAACATCTTTGGAACTTTCAGGCCGAGGGTTGTCCTTGGGTTATGGCCATATGCTACGGTGAACTTCCCCGATCCGGTTCTGGTAGCGGTCTGGAGAGCAGCGCTGGTTCCTGGTGCCTCATGTACTGTGATAACCTTCTGAGGGCATACGAAAAAGGAAAGGACACACCACTTAGACGTACGCCATCTCTAAAGAGAATGGAGATACACCTCAGCTTCAGCACTGGCACTTTATCATTTTACAGCATTAGTGATGTGAGTGGGGATAAAACTCATCTGCATACTTTTAAAGTAAGCTTTACGCACCCAGTGTATCTGGCCGTAAGGATGATGTCTGGTCAGCCCAAAGCACACATAACAGTCAACTAG
- the zgc:123305 gene encoding zgc:123305 — protein sequence MNYVGQLAETVFVTVKELYRGLNPATLTGGIDVIVVRQPDGSYQCSPFHVRFGKLGVLRSKEKVVDIEINGEPVSLHMKLGDNGEAFFVEENEDFETRVPAHLCTSPIPTDVPEVSEATESSCGVTSSSSRRKKRRRKRARSDNHLREDASSSSDEKGESLDQDVLKEESLLAASKSIYFSMSEEPCEEPPEAQSRDVHPHSDGECSINESVFYSRPSSPKSDSELCKPQESLGPQMQWNWGAFPKVCQAERDESDLLLSPITPSDHSHFRTIHRQRSFDVDATDSTATVTLVRPEPQIGTTSPIPSDYSHEVLSSSINTQLNVKVTETHVVAFQSTDDCLTTLENKETGGLTAKTVSSTDNETKTYDKTSSANTIHRTSAVNNAGSLDSDIESQETCDEKNISVVSKIQTISHVTFSETESKVLEAETEINSADTITVLPKHQSSAEKLTLRTGDSEEGLEVLQTNQNADDAKVMPALESIIQSEDQTVLESSSKATDSQDKRKVKRSQHLGPSDIYLDDLSSLNPEVAALYFPKSEAESSDPRSTHPPDPSPPSGQLSPQSLGSTNADSGTEYLSDSTTDSLDVTMSLCGRGDISQISKEKFTEHLVKFQDFVNNPGIIEDPNLVICINSKYYNWAVAAPMILSVQAFQKTLPKSTIDQLVKDKMPKKSGRWWFSWRRKNLNNIAGNTKPDSEGIQLEASAAIAGPSSLKSSVELSSDEDGSLSMKSETLNTAQCISQMYRKSLRLTSEQIESLNLREGANNVVFSVTTQYQGTCRCEAAIYLWNYDDKIIISDIDGTITKSDALGHILPQLGKDWTHHGIAKLYHKIHQNGYKFLYCSARAIGMADITKGYLQWVNDRGTVLPKGPVLLAPSSLFSALHREVIEKKPEVFKIACLTDIRDLFSPIRQPFYAAFGNRTNDAYAYKEVGVPETHIFTVNPKGELIQEKTKANKSSYSHLSELVDHFFPFICKDPTTSFDCPEFSHFSFWREPLPPLDLADLI from the exons ATGAACTACGTGGGTCAGCTGGCTGAGACAGTGTTTGTGACTGTAAAGGAGCTTTATCGCGGTCTGAACCCGGCCACACTTACTGGTGGCATCGACGTCATTGTGGTTCGCCAGCCTGATGGCAGCTACCAGTGCTCACCGTTCCACGTACGCTTTGGGAAACTCGGAGTCCTGCGGTCCAAAGAGAAAGTG GTGGATATTGAGATCAATGGCGAGCCTGTGAGCCTGCATATGAAGCTGGGAGATAATGGAGAGGCGTTCTTCGTGGAGGAGAACGAGGATTTTGAG ACGAGGGTTCCCGCTCATCTCTGCACCTCTCCCATCCCCACTGATGTTCCAGAAGTGTCTGAGGCGACTGAGTCTTCCTGCGGTGTCACGTCTTCCTCCAGCCGTCGCAAAAAACGCCGCAGGAAACGGGCGCGTTCAGACAACCATCTGCGTGAGGATGCTAGTTCCTCCTCGGACGAGAAAGGAGAAAGTCTAGACCAGGATGTCCTAAAGGAGGAGTCACTTTTGGCCGCCAG TAAGTCTATATACTTCTCGATGTCAGAGGAACCCTGCGAGGAACCGCCTGAGGCCCAGAGCAGAGATGTTCATCCTCACTCTGATGGAGAGTGTTCTATTAATGAGAG TGTGTTCTACAGTCGGCCCTCTTCTCCTAAGAGTGATTCAGAGCTATGCAAGCCGCAGGAGTCTTTAGGACCTCAGATGCAGTGGAACTGGGGAGCTTTTCCCAAG GTGTGTCAGGCAGAGAGGGATGAATCTGATTTGCTGCTATCACCCATTACGCCCTCTGACCACTCCCACTTCCGCACGATCCATCGACAAAGATCTTTTGATGTGGACGCCACTGACTCTACAGCGACGGTGACTCTGGTGAGACCAGAACCTCAGATTGGTACGACCAGCCCTATTCCTTCAGATTACTCTCATGAAGTGCTTTCTTCATCGATTAACACACAACTGAACGTCAAGGTCACCGAAACACATGTAGTGGCCTTTCAGTCCACAGACGACTGCTTGACCACACTGGAAAACAAAGAGACTGGAGGCTTAACAGCTAAAACTGTTAGCAGCACAGACAATGAAACTAAGACGTATGATAAAACTAGCTCTGCTAATACAATCCACAGGACCAGTGCTGTCAACAATGCAGGTAGTTTAGATTCTGACATAGAAAGCCAAGAGACCTGTGATGAGAAAAACATCTCGGTCGTCTCCAAAATCCAAACCATTTCCCATGTCACGTTCAGTGAGACTGAATCAAAGGTTTTAGAAGCAGAAACAGAGATAAACTCAGCAGACACAATCACGGTTTTACCGAAACACCAAAGCTCTGCGGAAAAACTGACACTCAGGACGGGAGACTCAGAGGAGGGTTTAGAGGTTTTACAGACCAATCAGAACGCTGATGACGCTAAAGTGATGCCAGCTCTGGAGTCCATAATCCAATCAGAGGATCAGACGGTTCTTGAGTCCTCCTCTAAAGCGACAGACTCTCAGGACAAGAGGAAAG TCAAGCGGAGTCAACATTTGGGACCGTCTGATATCTATCTAGATGACCTCTCCAGTCTTAATCCTGAAGTCGCTGCCCTCTATTTTCCCAAAAG CGAGGCAGAGTCTTCGGATCCCCGCTCAACCCATCCGCCCGATCCGTCTCCTCCCTCAGGTCAGCTGTCCCCTCAGTCACTGGGCAGCACCAATGCAGACAGCGGTACGGAGTATCTGTCTGACTCTACGACAGACTCGCTGGACGTGACCATGTCTCTGTGTGGGAGAGGAGACATCAGTCAAATCAGTAAAG AGAAGTTCACGGAGCATCTTGTCAAGTTTCAAGACTTTGTCAACAACCCTGGAATAATTGAAGACCCAAATCTGGTCATATGCATCAACTCAAA GTATTATAACTGGGCCGTTGCTGCACCAATGATTCTGTCAGTTCAGGCTTTCCAGAAGACTTTACCAAAG agCACCATTGACCAACTAGTCAAAGATAAGATGCCGAAGAAGTCTGGCCGCTGGTGGTTCTCCTGGAGGAGGAAAAATTTGAACAATATTGCG GGAAACACAAAACCTGACTCAGAAGGGATTCAGCTTGAAGCATCTGCCGCTATCGCTGGACCCTCTTCACTGAA GAGTTCTGTTGAACTCTCGAGCGATGAGGATGGTTCTCTCTCCATGAAGAGTGAGACGTTGAACACAGCGCAGTGCATCAGTCAGATGTATCGCAAGTCCCTCCGGTTGACCTCCGAACAGATC GAGAGTCTAAATCTGCGTGAAGGGGCCAATAATGTTGTGTTCAGTGTGACCACGCAGTATCAGGGAACCTGCCGCTGTGAAGCTGCCATTTACCTGTGGAACTATGATGACAAAATCATCATCTCAGACATCGATGGAACCATCACTAA GTCAGACGCACTGGGTCACATTTTACCGCAGCTGGGGAAAGACTGGACTCATCATGGCATCGCCAAACTATATcacaaaatacatca GAATGGTTATAAGTTCCTGTACTGTTCGGCTCGAGCTATAGGCATGGCAGACATCACTAAGGGTTACTTACAGTGGGTCAATGATAGAGGAACTGTCCTACCCAAAGGACCAGTGCTACTGGCTCCCAGCAGCCTGTTTTCTGCATTACACAG GGAGGTGATTGAGAAGAAGCCAGAGGTGTTTAAGATCGCCTGTCTCACTGATATCAGAGATCTGTTCAGTCCCATCAGACAGCCCTTCTACGCTGCCTTCGGCAACAGAACTAAC GATGCATATGCATATAAGGAGGTTGGTGTGCCCGAGACTCACATATTCACTGTCAACCCGAAAGGAGAACTAATACAAGAAAAGACCAAAGCAAACAAGTCCTC ctACTCTCATCTCAGCGAGCTGGTGGATCACTTCTTCCCCTTCATCTGTAAAGATCCAACCACATCCTTCGACTGTCCTGAGTTCAGCCATTTCTCATTCTGGAGGGAGCCGTTGCCTCCGCTGGACCTCGCTGATCTGATCTAG